One stretch of Prosthecobacter dejongeii DNA includes these proteins:
- a CDS encoding TIGR03643 family protein, whose amino-acid sequence MSSPDSSLIIRLAWEDRTTFEEIEERTGLTEPQVIAIMRRELKPSSFRLWRKRVSGRVTKHRKLFENRQSVEKTDFEA is encoded by the coding sequence ATGTCTTCTCCAGACTCCTCCCTCATCATCCGTCTCGCCTGGGAAGACCGGACGACTTTCGAAGAAATCGAAGAACGGACAGGCCTTACTGAGCCGCAAGTCATCGCCATCATGCGGCGTGAGCTCAAACCTTCCAGCTTCCGCCTGTGGCGAAAGCGCGTGTCAGGCCGAGTTACCAAGCACCGCAAGCTGTTTGAAAATCGGCAATCTGTGGAAAAGACGGACTTCGAGGCGTGA
- a CDS encoding putative DNA modification/repair radical SAM protein yields MELDRKLEILADAAKYDASCASSGAAKKDSRGSSGVGSTGGAGICHSYTPDGRCVSLLKVLLTNVCLYDCHYCINRRSSNVNRARFTPEEVVKLTLDFYKRNYIEGLFLSSGIVRSADYTMEMVIEVARQLREVHHFRGYIHLKTIPEASPELIEKAGRYADRISINIELPTQSSLDTLAPEKNLKRTQHAMGGIRQRIDESLAAKKEARQIKATPRAKPPAFATGQSTQMLVGADASDDAIVLGRADELYRDYRLRRVYYSGFSPIPEPSVLLPIKPPPLVREHRLYQADWLLRFYGFNVKELLPVENPHLDLEIDPKLAWALRNRHLFPVDINRAPQELLWRIPGLGVTNVARILAARRYARLSLVDLQRMRVGLKKVLPFIIAADHAPKIALLESDQLRSHFLPAPKQLELNFAHPATTLADALMARSGEL; encoded by the coding sequence ATGGAACTGGACCGCAAACTCGAAATCCTGGCTGATGCGGCGAAGTATGACGCCTCCTGCGCGAGCAGTGGCGCGGCCAAAAAGGACTCGCGCGGCAGTTCGGGCGTGGGCTCCACGGGTGGGGCAGGCATCTGCCATAGCTACACACCTGACGGGCGCTGTGTGTCACTTTTGAAGGTTTTGCTCACGAATGTCTGCCTTTACGATTGTCATTACTGCATCAATCGCCGCAGCAGCAATGTGAACCGCGCACGCTTCACCCCTGAGGAGGTGGTGAAGCTGACGCTGGATTTTTACAAACGAAACTACATCGAAGGGCTCTTCCTCAGCTCTGGCATCGTGCGCAGCGCGGACTACACCATGGAGATGGTGATCGAAGTCGCGCGGCAATTGCGTGAGGTGCACCACTTTCGCGGCTACATCCATCTCAAGACCATTCCTGAGGCCTCGCCAGAACTCATTGAGAAGGCAGGGCGCTATGCCGACCGCATCAGCATCAACATCGAGTTGCCCACTCAAAGTAGCCTAGATACCCTGGCCCCCGAGAAAAATTTAAAGCGCACGCAGCACGCCATGGGCGGCATTCGCCAGCGCATCGATGAATCTCTAGCCGCGAAAAAGGAAGCCCGCCAGATCAAAGCCACTCCACGGGCGAAACCGCCCGCCTTTGCCACAGGGCAGAGCACGCAGATGCTGGTGGGCGCAGATGCCTCCGATGATGCCATCGTTTTGGGGAGAGCTGATGAGCTGTATCGCGACTACCGCCTGCGCCGGGTTTATTACAGCGGCTTCAGCCCTATCCCTGAGCCCAGTGTGCTACTCCCCATCAAACCACCACCACTGGTGCGGGAACATCGTCTTTACCAAGCAGACTGGCTACTGCGCTTTTACGGCTTCAACGTAAAGGAGCTGCTGCCAGTGGAAAACCCTCACCTGGATCTGGAGATCGACCCCAAGCTGGCCTGGGCCCTGCGCAATCGGCACCTCTTTCCTGTGGATATCAACCGTGCCCCGCAGGAGCTGCTGTGGCGCATCCCAGGCCTGGGCGTCACGAATGTGGCACGCATCCTCGCAGCGAGGCGATACGCTCGTTTGAGTTTGGTGGATCTCCAACGCATGCGCGTGGGCTTAAAAAAAGTACTACCGTTCATCATCGCTGCGGATCATGCGCCCAAGATCGCTCTGCTGGAAAGTGACCAACTACGCTCCCATTTCCTACCCGCCCCGAAGCAGTTAGAACTGAACTTCGCGCATCCTGCCACAACCCTAGCAGATGCCTTAATGGCACGGAGCGGCGAGCTTTAG
- a CDS encoding PVC-type heme-binding CxxCH protein, protein MKSILLTFVFIASAALGADWLHLPAKPGTANGKKIVLVAGDEEYRTEETCPMLAKILSQKHGFDCTVLFSINPDGGYIDPNFQKNIPGTEALASADLLIIGTRFRQLPDDQLAPFAAFLNAGKPVIGFRTATHAFTGNAKTGDFKWGEFGLKILGEKWVNHHGKHKAEGTRGIVEAANSANDVLRGVGEIFATTDVYGIANLDEKTAKILLRGAVTETMEPSSKAISGPKNSPMMPLAWLREYTAPNGTAKGQAFCTTLGASVDFADEDLRRLVVNAAYHLVGAKVPEKADVAYVDAFEPTFYGNNSGDHYKKLNRKPADYALGKSPATGLAKPQPKKEEKKPAATAEIPPHAPSAEPAAATAARAQKVAPPSQGERIVLIGNGLAERDVYYSRIETELHLRYPSEELFFRNMGHVGDTPGFRPHPSRISQWAFPGAEKFHPDKQVHHGKGFFSTPDQWLTHLQADTIVAFFGYNESFDGPSKVGNFEAELDAWVKHTLSKAYNGKAAPRVVLVSPIAFENQSATRDLPNGEKENANLILYSAAVETVAKKNGLTFIDLFSPTKELYAKAKVPFTTGGFVPTDAGYQQIAEILATGLYGQQSRVSKADPALLHEAVKQKDWFWNNDYNLVNGVHTHGQRYNPFGPQNYPDEVKKTREMAALRDALIHQVATAKKTDLVVDDSKTHKLPDVPTNYQPSVKNGSTKYLYGEEAVKSLTVPEGYKVELFASEKEFPNLANPMQLSFDDKGRLWVATMPTYPHYRPGDALPDDKILIYEDTDGDGKADKETVFADKLHLPIGFEFAPEGVYVSQEPNLVLIRDTNGDDKADSTEIILGGFDTHDTHHAISAYTADPSGAFILCEGVFLHSNVETPYGPVRCVDGGFFRYSPQRGHLERTAQLSIPNPWGAVFDAWGQDFFLHTSGTSMNWMLPVSVKPTFGSKTPSTPDLVPEGQKVRPTSGLEVVSSRHFPDEVQGDLILCNAIGFLGIKQHQIVDDSTGWKTTFRQDLLKSTDGNFRPVDLEFAPDGSLYVIDWHNVLVGHMQHNARDPLRDHVHGRIYRITYPSRPLVKPVPVEGASVTALLNNLKEPELRTRYRTRRELRNHPTSEVLPAVKAWVAALDKNDAQYEHHVLEALWTTWGMNEADESLLRQLLNAKDFHARAAAVRVLRYNHHRIADHAALLEKAAADEHGRVRLEAIVAASWLPDIAAAKKIVAIGAAKPLDVWSQNAAKTATDRLAGVAEKEVADHPELAAPAHLNAEGKAQFLAGQKVYFREGHCVTCHQPSGKGLDPAFPSLEKSPWVTGDSDRLIKLAMYGLMGPLEINGKKYDGQVPMTPFAGMLKDDEMAAVLTFVRNSFGNKADPIQPTQVKAIRDANVGRVQFYTTEELLKQHPMK, encoded by the coding sequence GACTGGCTGCATCTGCCGGCCAAGCCGGGAACCGCGAACGGCAAAAAGATTGTCCTGGTTGCCGGGGATGAAGAGTATCGGACGGAGGAAACTTGCCCGATGCTGGCGAAGATCCTCAGCCAGAAGCATGGGTTTGACTGCACGGTGCTGTTCTCGATCAACCCGGACGGGGGCTACATTGACCCGAACTTCCAGAAGAATATTCCCGGTACAGAAGCTCTAGCTTCGGCGGACTTGCTCATCATCGGCACGCGTTTTCGCCAGTTGCCAGATGACCAACTCGCGCCTTTTGCGGCTTTTCTGAATGCGGGCAAGCCGGTGATCGGTTTCCGTACCGCGACGCATGCCTTCACGGGCAATGCCAAGACGGGTGATTTTAAATGGGGTGAGTTCGGCCTGAAGATCCTCGGTGAAAAATGGGTGAACCATCACGGCAAACACAAAGCCGAAGGCACGCGCGGCATCGTGGAGGCGGCCAACAGCGCGAATGATGTGCTGCGCGGCGTGGGGGAGATTTTTGCGACGACGGATGTCTATGGCATCGCCAATCTGGATGAAAAGACCGCAAAGATTCTGCTTCGTGGTGCCGTGACGGAGACCATGGAGCCGAGCTCGAAGGCCATCTCGGGGCCGAAAAACAGCCCCATGATGCCGCTGGCCTGGCTGCGCGAGTACACAGCCCCGAATGGCACTGCGAAGGGGCAGGCTTTCTGCACCACGCTGGGAGCCTCCGTGGATTTTGCCGATGAAGATCTGCGCCGTCTGGTGGTGAATGCGGCCTACCACCTGGTGGGTGCCAAAGTGCCTGAAAAGGCGGATGTGGCCTATGTGGACGCCTTTGAGCCGACCTTTTATGGCAACAACAGTGGTGACCATTACAAGAAGCTGAACCGCAAGCCTGCGGACTATGCATTGGGCAAAAGCCCTGCCACGGGCTTGGCCAAACCCCAGCCGAAGAAAGAAGAGAAAAAGCCAGCCGCCACGGCGGAAATCCCTCCTCATGCGCCTTCGGCAGAGCCAGCCGCAGCCACCGCTGCCCGTGCGCAAAAGGTGGCTCCGCCGTCCCAGGGCGAGCGCATCGTGCTCATTGGCAATGGTCTCGCCGAGCGCGACGTCTATTACAGCCGCATCGAGACAGAGTTGCATCTGCGCTACCCCAGCGAGGAGCTGTTTTTCCGCAACATGGGTCACGTGGGAGACACCCCCGGTTTCCGCCCGCATCCTTCTCGCATTTCGCAGTGGGCTTTCCCGGGTGCCGAGAAATTCCACCCCGACAAGCAAGTGCACCATGGCAAGGGCTTCTTCTCCACACCAGACCAGTGGCTGACCCATTTGCAGGCAGATACCATCGTGGCTTTCTTTGGTTACAATGAATCCTTCGATGGCCCGAGCAAGGTGGGCAACTTCGAGGCTGAACTGGATGCCTGGGTGAAGCACACCCTGAGCAAGGCCTACAATGGCAAGGCCGCCCCGCGCGTGGTGCTGGTCTCGCCCATCGCTTTTGAAAATCAGTCCGCCACCCGCGATCTGCCGAATGGTGAAAAAGAAAATGCGAATCTGATTCTCTATTCAGCAGCGGTAGAGACTGTGGCAAAGAAGAACGGCCTCACCTTCATTGATCTCTTCTCCCCCACCAAAGAACTCTACGCGAAGGCCAAAGTCCCCTTCACCACGGGGGGTTTTGTACCCACCGATGCCGGTTACCAGCAGATCGCTGAGATTCTGGCCACGGGCCTTTATGGGCAGCAGTCTCGTGTTTCCAAAGCCGACCCAGCTTTGCTGCATGAGGCGGTGAAGCAAAAAGATTGGTTCTGGAACAACGACTACAATCTGGTCAATGGCGTGCATACACACGGCCAGCGTTACAATCCCTTCGGCCCGCAGAACTACCCGGATGAAGTGAAAAAGACCCGTGAGATGGCAGCCCTGCGGGACGCTTTGATTCATCAGGTGGCGACTGCGAAAAAGACCGATCTAGTCGTGGATGACAGCAAGACTCACAAGCTGCCTGATGTGCCGACGAACTATCAGCCGAGCGTCAAAAACGGCAGCACGAAGTACCTGTACGGTGAAGAAGCAGTGAAATCTCTCACCGTGCCGGAAGGCTACAAGGTGGAGCTGTTTGCCAGTGAGAAAGAGTTCCCAAATCTGGCGAACCCGATGCAGCTTTCCTTCGATGACAAAGGTCGTCTGTGGGTGGCCACCATGCCCACCTATCCGCACTATCGCCCTGGTGATGCCCTGCCGGATGACAAGATCCTCATCTATGAAGACACGGATGGCGATGGCAAAGCCGACAAGGAAACCGTGTTCGCCGATAAGCTGCACCTGCCCATCGGTTTTGAATTTGCGCCCGAAGGCGTCTATGTCTCGCAGGAGCCTAACTTGGTATTGATCCGCGACACGAATGGCGATGACAAGGCCGACAGCACGGAGATCATTCTGGGTGGCTTTGACACGCATGACACGCACCATGCCATCAGCGCCTACACGGCAGATCCCAGCGGTGCTTTCATCCTGTGCGAAGGTGTCTTCCTGCATTCCAATGTGGAGACTCCCTATGGTCCTGTCCGCTGTGTGGACGGCGGTTTCTTCCGCTACAGCCCTCAGCGTGGCCATTTGGAGCGCACCGCTCAGCTCAGCATTCCAAATCCCTGGGGTGCCGTATTTGATGCCTGGGGCCAGGACTTCTTCCTCCACACCTCCGGCACCAGCATGAACTGGATGCTGCCCGTCTCGGTGAAACCCACCTTTGGCAGTAAAACTCCCTCCACACCGGACCTGGTGCCTGAAGGGCAGAAAGTGCGCCCCACCTCTGGCCTGGAAGTGGTCTCCTCCCGCCATTTCCCCGATGAAGTGCAGGGCGATCTCATCCTGTGCAACGCCATCGGTTTCCTGGGCATCAAGCAGCACCAGATCGTGGATGACAGCACCGGTTGGAAGACCACCTTCCGCCAGGACCTCTTAAAAAGCACGGACGGCAACTTCCGCCCGGTGGATCTGGAGTTCGCGCCAGATGGTTCCTTGTATGTCATTGATTGGCACAATGTTCTCGTCGGTCACATGCAGCACAATGCACGTGATCCCCTGCGCGACCACGTGCACGGCCGTATCTACCGCATCACTTATCCTAGCCGACCGCTGGTGAAGCCCGTGCCGGTGGAAGGTGCCAGTGTCACCGCCCTGCTCAATAACCTGAAGGAGCCTGAGTTGCGCACCCGCTACCGCACCCGTCGTGAGCTACGCAACCACCCGACCAGTGAAGTGCTGCCTGCCGTGAAAGCCTGGGTGGCGGCTCTGGATAAAAACGATGCCCAGTATGAGCACCATGTGCTGGAGGCCCTGTGGACCACCTGGGGCATGAACGAGGCGGATGAAAGCCTGCTGCGCCAGCTTCTGAATGCCAAAGATTTCCATGCCCGTGCCGCAGCGGTGCGCGTGCTTCGGTACAATCATCACCGCATCGCAGATCACGCCGCTTTGCTTGAAAAGGCAGCGGCAGATGAGCATGGCCGTGTGCGTCTGGAGGCCATCGTGGCTGCCTCTTGGCTGCCAGATATCGCAGCAGCTAAAAAGATCGTCGCCATCGGCGCGGCCAAGCCCCTGGATGTGTGGAGCCAAAACGCCGCTAAAACTGCGACGGATCGCCTTGCTGGCGTGGCGGAAAAAGAAGTGGCCGATCATCCTGAACTGGCCGCACCAGCGCACCTCAATGCCGAGGGCAAAGCCCAATTCCTCGCTGGCCAAAAGGTGTACTTCCGTGAAGGTCACTGCGTGACTTGCCACCAGCCGAGCGGCAAAGGACTGGACCCCGCATTCCCATCCTTGGAGAAAAGCCCCTGGGTCACAGGCGACTCGGATCGCCTCATCAAACTGGCCATGTATGGCCTCATGGGACCGCTCGAAATCAATGGCAAAAAGTATGATGGCCAGGTGCCCATGACCCCCTTTGCTGGCATGCTGAAGGATGATGAAATGGCTGCCGTGCTCACCTTTGTGCGCAACAGTTTTGGCAACAAAGCCGATCCTATCCAGCCCACCCAGGTCAAAGCCATCCGCGATGCCAACGTGGGCCGCGTGCAGTTCTACACGACGGAAGAGCTGCTGAAGCAGCATCCGATGAAGTAG